From a region of the Primulina eburnea isolate SZY01 chromosome 7, ASM2296580v1, whole genome shotgun sequence genome:
- the LOC140836025 gene encoding VQ motif-containing protein 4-like encodes MENSMKIQETQNPSLIPSPRTHGTNSPTSNGFHARSEPNNPYPTTFVQADTSSFKQVVQMLTGSAETTRMASRPDPVRSSIPPIRTGPRKDKLYERRSSLKNLKISPLGPGLVNGRPGFLSGYSVSPRNGNPEILSPSILDFPSLVLSPVTPLIPDPFNRGTGANNCGSSLNMEAEDKAIKEKGFYMHPSPANTPRDSEPRLLPLFPVTSPPNGVGS; translated from the coding sequence ATGGAAAACTCGATGAAAATCCAAGAAACACAAAACCCTTCTCTAATTCCTTCTCCAAGGACTCATGGCACCAACAGCCCGACCAGCAATGGCTTTCACGCCAGATCCGAACCTAATAATCCGTACCCTACCACCTTCGTCCAAGCCGACACCTCCTCCTTCAAACAAGTGGTTCAAATGCTGACTGGGTCCGCTGAGACGACCCGGATGGCCTCCAGACCCGACCCGGTGAGAAGCTCGATCCCACCAATCAGGACAGGTCCAAGGAAAGATAAGCTCTACGAGCGCAGAAGCAgcctcaaaaacttgaagatCAGCCCGTTGGGCCCAGGTCTAGTCAACGGTAGACCCGGATTCTTATCCGGATACTCGGTTTCGCCTCGAAACGGAAACCCTGAAATCCTGTCACCCAGTATTCTCGACTTTCCGTCACTGGTCCTCAGCCCGGTTACCCCTCTGATACCCGACCCGTTTAACAGGGGAACTGGTGCCAACAACTGTGGTAGTAGCTTGAATATGGAGGCAGAGGATAAAGCGATAAAGGAAAAGGGATTTTATATGCACCCTTCGCCGGCGAATACCCCGAGGGACTCGGAGCCCCGACTTCTGCCTTTGTTTCCTGTAACCTCACCTCCTAACGGAGTTGGTTcttga
- the LOC140836026 gene encoding transcription factor bHLH162-like, with translation MDRSPSSSKPDRKTVEKNRRSQMKSMCSKLSSLVPRQSHTGGAVSLLNQLEVATNYIKKLELNLEKTKQKKNLLMGLNNGGLKPLEINVNSMGSVLEVILIASFNSQFLFRETIRILQEEDAEIANASFSEQENAVYHTIHCEIGGSAPEYRATRIAERLRNLVARVDP, from the exons ATGGATCGAAGCCCTAGTTCGTCCAAACCTGACAGGAAAACTGTGGAGAAAAACCGGAGAAGTCAGATGAAATCCATGTGCTCCAAGCTCAGTTCTCTCGTGCCACGGCAATCCCATACA GGAGGAGCGGTTTCACTGCTGAATCAACTGGAAGTAGCTACCAATTACATCAAGAAGCTGGAATTGAACTTGGAGAAAACTAAGCAGAAGAAAAACTTGTTAATGGGACTCAACAACGGAGGCTTAAAACCTCTAGAAATCAACGTTAATTCCATGGGTTCTGTTCTTGAGGTCATTCTGATAGCTAGCTTCAACAGTCAGTTTCTGTTTCGGGAAACTATTCGGATACTACAAGAGGAAGATGCAGAGATTGCCAATGCCAGTTTCTCAGAACAAGAAAATGCGGTATACCATACAATACATTGTGAG ATTGGAGGGTCTGCGCCAGAGTATAGAGCTACAAGAATAGCTGAGAGGCTAAGGAATTTAGTGGCTCGTGTTGATCCTTAA
- the LOC140836024 gene encoding uncharacterized protein gives MLPTMAAWREYSQYSADEAVQEPGNSIDETVDKTKEKTGEMKENVKGNAEAMKHKTSDSAAKVAGKTREAKGRAAESADDLKEKAKDKSEDMKEKSKEELGSMGEKTKEYAQEAKEKTKDAAGTAGEKTKGAMDSVADTAQSLGKKAKQTVEGAWGAAKDTTQKIKETVVGKSGEVDVEEHAKKPAREAKEKDDGPKL, from the coding sequence ATGCTCCCAACGATGGCGGCATGGAGAGAGTACAGTCAGTACAGTGCCGACGAGGCTGTGCAAGAACCAGGAAATTCCATAGACGAAACAGTGGACAAAACAAAGGAAAAAACAGGCGAAATGAAGGAAAATGTAAAGGGGAACGCGGAGGCCATGAAGCACAAGACTAGTGATTCGGCGGCTAAGGTGGCAGGGAAGACGAGAGAAGCTAAAGGCAGAGCGGCGGAATCTGCGGATGATTTGAAGGAGAAGGCGAAAGATAAATCCGAGGATATGAAGGAGAAGAGCAAGGAGGAACTAGGTTCTATGGGTGAGAAAACTAAAGAGTACGCGCAGGAGGCGAAAGAGAAGACAAAGGATGCTGCCGGGACCGCGGGGGAGAAAACAAAAGGTGCGATGGATTCGGTGGCGGACACAGCCCAGAGTCTAGGTAAGAAGGCAAAGCAAACTGTTGAGGGAGCCTGGGGAGCGGCCAAAGACACAACTCAGAAGATTAAGGAGACGGTGGTGGGGAAATCTGGAGAAGTTGACGTGGAAGAACATGCCAAGAAGCCGGCGAGAGAGGCCAAGGAAAAGGACGACGGCCCCAAGTTGTAA